From Rutidosis leptorrhynchoides isolate AG116_Rl617_1_P2 chromosome 3, CSIRO_AGI_Rlap_v1, whole genome shotgun sequence, a single genomic window includes:
- the LOC139901213 gene encoding uncharacterized mitochondrial protein AtMg00810-like, with amino-acid sequence MSMLEELHFFLGLEVKQLSKGIFIGQSKYIPDMFKKFNFFEMKISPTLMSINISLHADLDGQPFDQTLYRSLIGSLMYLTASGPDIMFASQLLDYGFKFHKIPIYCDSQSAIAITSNPVHHSRTKHIDIRYHFIKDHVEKGNVELYFYPPKVN; translated from the exons atgagcatgctagaAGAACTCCATTTCTTTCTTGGATTAGAAGTTAAACAACTTTCGAAGGGGATTTTCATCGGTCAATCAAAATACATTCCTGATATGTTCAAAAAGTTTAACTTTTTTGAGATGAAAATCAGCCCCACTCTAATGTCAATCAATATTTCTTTACATGCTGATCTGGATGGTCAACCTTTTGATCAAACACTATATAGGAGCCTAATTGGCTCATTGATGTATCTCACTGCTAGTGGACCCGACATTATGTTTGCT TCTCAACTACTTGACTATGGATTCAAATTCCACAAAATCCCGATCTACTGCGACTCTCAGAGTGCCATTGCTATCACTAGCAATCCAGTTCACCACtctcgaaccaaacacattgatattcgctatcattttatTAAGGATCATGTTGAGAAAGGCAATGTTGAATTGTACTTTTACCCACCAAAAGTCAACTAG